The DNA region CTACATGTTCAGCACTATAATTGGGTGCCCGTCCGCCACGCAAAATAATATGGCAATCAGGATTCCCTTTAGTCGATACAATTGCCGAATGACCAAACTTAGTCACCGATAAAAAGTGATGTGGCGCATTAGCAGCGCCGATAGCATCAATGGCTACTTTAATCGTGCCGTCGGTACCATTTTTAAAGCCTACCGGACATGAAAGTCCTGATGATAACTCTCTATGCACTTGCGACTCGGTAGTACGAGCGCCAATAGCTCCCCAACACATCATATCGGCGACATATTGAGGTGTGATCATATCTAAAAATTCACCAGCAGTGGGTATTCCAGAATCATTCAAATCGACTAACAATTTTCGAGCAGTACGCAAACCGTCATTGAGTTGATAACTATTGTCCATATATGGGTCATTAATTAGACCTTTCCAGCCCACAGTTGTTCTTGGCTTCTCAAAATACACCCGCATCACAATTTCAAGCTGGTCTTTATACTGCTCACGCAGCTTAACCAAGCGTTGACCATATTCTAAGGCTGCTACAGGATCGTGGATAGAACAAGGACCAATTACCACCAATAAACGATCATCTTCGCGCGCTAATATATTATGAATACTATTACGTGCATTGAAAACTGTTGTAGATGCACTCTCGGTTGCCGGAAATCGTTCTAGAATCGCAATCGGTGGAAGTAATTGTTTTATTTCATCGATACGAATATCGTCATTTTGGTAATGCATAGTAGTTGTAACTCCAGCCAAAACGTTTTATTTACCTTATTCAGAAAAGATAAATTCAGATAATACAATTCATTAAAAAAATGATTAAAAACATCGAGAAAATGAACATCAACTATCAATTTAACCAGTATTTACCTACAAATCAATCAAGAATTATTCATCTGTGCCGATAACAAAGACTATAGAGATATTAGTTCAAAGTGGTTAATAGCAAGCAATTGAGGACGAAACTATAGGCCTTCAATACAAAATGATTGTTAAATGAATCTAGTTATTAGCAGGAGATTGATTTTACAAGTAAAACATTATTAGGAAAGTAATGTGCTTTGCTTAAAACAACAAAAATGATTAAAACGCAATACAAGGACGATGTTCCACTTTATATGTAGCAGATAATTCAGAGGAGGAAACCATTGAAAAACAGCATCAAAAGTTTACTCATTGCATTCAGCTCTTTAATTGGTGTTTGTCCATCTGCGTTAGCTAATCCCATTATTCCCATCAAAGATACACACGAATTAATCGATTTACACGCGCAGAATGACAATAAAACATTAGTATCGACCATTAATAGCATTAGCTTTTCAACCAGTAATAGCATTGCACCTTACTTCTTTTCCGATACAAACACTGGTGTACAATACGACCTATTGAAAGCTGCGCTTAACACTCAAAGTATTGAAATAAAAGAAATTATACATGCGCCCAATTTACGTTCTCAACGTCTAGTAAAAACAAAAAAAATAGATTGTATGATCAATACTCCTGATAATGTTGAAGGATTATTTTATACACAAAGCTTGATTGAATATCAAAATAGTTTGTTCTATTTATCAAGAAATAACCTCGAGATAGAACAAATTGATGATCTTAATGGTTTGTCTATTTTAGGGTTTCAGAACTCAAAACAATACTTAGGCGATGAGTTTAAAATCTTAGAAGATGCTAATCCGCTTTATAGTGAAATATCAAATCAGAAAAGCCAAGTAGTGATGTTATTTAATGGTTATGTACAAGTAATCGTTTTAGAAAGACGAATATTTGAATATTATCGCCATTTGCTCAGACAAAAATTAGACACCAGTATCCGCGTAACCGAAGCCGCACTTTTTGACCCCGCAGAGCGAAAAATTGCCTGTCATGATCAAATAATAGCTAATCAAGTTAATAGTGCCATTACGGCACTTAAACAATCATATCGCTATCAAGAAATACTTGATCTAGCTAAACAAAATAATTATCAACCTCAGATGGATTAATTCCGTCTCATTGCTTGTAATTTACTTTGATAGCGTTGTTTGTTGCTAGTATCACTTAATGCCAATGCGCGTTTAAGGCTTTTCTCTGCAAGTCGTTCATCACCCGTTGCCCAATAAGCTCTCGACAAGCCAAAATAGAATTCATGGCGATAATCGGCTTTCGCAACAGCTCGTTTATACCATATAAGTGCATTTTGATATTGGCTATCAAAATAGGCTTGTTGCGCCATATCAAAATAATAAAAAGGATTATTAATTCGAGCAAGTTCAAGTACTTTATGAATCTCGGCCCACTCAACTAAACGGTCTTGCTCGCCTAAAATGAGAGCTAAATTATATAACGTTGATAGGTCTTGCGAATTAACTTGTAAGGCTGCTCGATAAACTTGTTCGGCTTCATCATCAAAGCCTTTATGACGATAGATCACCGCGAGGGTATTGATGGCAGCAACAAGCTGCGGATCTAAGATTATGGACTTTTTTACCAACGCATATGCGGTGTCATAATCGGCTCGGACTAAGGCTTCTGCTGCAACGTTGTTGTAATACATGGCACTTAATTGGCGCTTATTAACTCGTTTTTTTCGGTAGGCCCGTACTGAACGTTCGGGCAAAAAGTCAATTAAAACCTCCGTTCCCCTGAACAATACAGTATGAGAATCTTCTGGCGGCAATAAGCTTAAATTAACGTGTCCGTTAACTAAATAAAAACCACCGCGGCGATCCCAAAAAGGTTCAACATCAATATCATACAATTCAACAGGTACATTTAGCACATCAGCTAATGAAGCCGATAAGACCACCAGAGACATACAATTTCCTTGACGATCCAGCACTGTTTCACTCGCTGTACGAGTATAATGATCGCGATATTCAAAACCACCATCTTGGGCACCAACATATTGGGCTAACCATTCATTAGCTAAGGTATTTTTGCTGCGGATGGAATTATCAGACTGAAACTGACGCTTAAAATTCGCTACAAAGGAGTCGGGTAAACGATAAATATCGTTAATACAGGTACA from Shewanella polaris includes:
- the aroG gene encoding 3-deoxy-7-phosphoheptulonate synthase AroG, with the translated sequence MHYQNDDIRIDEIKQLLPPIAILERFPATESASTTVFNARNSIHNILAREDDRLLVVIGPCSIHDPVAALEYGQRLVKLREQYKDQLEIVMRVYFEKPRTTVGWKGLINDPYMDNSYQLNDGLRTARKLLVDLNDSGIPTAGEFLDMITPQYVADMMCWGAIGARTTESQVHRELSSGLSCPVGFKNGTDGTIKVAIDAIGAANAPHHFLSVTKFGHSAIVSTKGNPDCHIILRGGRAPNYSAEHVADITKQLTESGLTDNIMIDFSHANSSKDYKKQMMVADDVAGQIAQGNQAIFGVMVESHLVEGRQDLIENSALCYGQSVTDACIGWDDTESLLATLNQSVVDRRKV
- a CDS encoding substrate-binding periplasmic protein; translation: MKNSIKSLLIAFSSLIGVCPSALANPIIPIKDTHELIDLHAQNDNKTLVSTINSISFSTSNSIAPYFFSDTNTGVQYDLLKAALNTQSIEIKEIIHAPNLRSQRLVKTKKIDCMINTPDNVEGLFYTQSLIEYQNSLFYLSRNNLEIEQIDDLNGLSILGFQNSKQYLGDEFKILEDANPLYSEISNQKSQVVMLFNGYVQVIVLERRIFEYYRHLLRQKLDTSIRVTEAALFDPAERKIACHDQIIANQVNSAITALKQSYRYQEILDLAKQNNYQPQMD